Proteins found in one Massilia sp. H6 genomic segment:
- a CDS encoding hydantoinase B/oxoprolinase family protein produces MDWQFWIDRGGTFTDIVARKPDGQLVTHKLLSEHPEQYRDAAVAGIRHLLGVASGAALPTERIDAVKMGTTVATNALLERKGEPTALAITRGFRDALRIAYQNRPRLFDRHIVLPELLYSSVTEIDERMGAHGEVVTPLDEPATRCAFQAVFDSGLRSLAIVFMHGYRYTAHEAATARIAREIGFSQVSVSHAVSPLMKLVARGDTTVVDAYLSPILRRYVDQVAGELPGVNLQFMQSSGGLTDARAFQGKDSILSGPAGGIVGMVRASQHAGFERVIGFDMGGTSTDVSHFSGEFERVFDTQVGGVRMRAPMMSIHTVAAGGGSILHFDGSRYRVGPDSAGATPGPASYRRGGPLAVTDCNVMLGKIQPRHFPQLFGARGNEALDVEAVASGFAAMASQIGAATGTVPTLEAVAEGFIQIAVGNMANAIKQISVQRGHDVTDYALTSFGGAGGQHACLVADALGMKTVFIHSLAGVLSAYGMGLADQSAMREQAVELRLPDAGTQVLAGRLEALGESARAQLLAQGVEAARIELLQRVHLRYEGTDSAIVVPFGDPSAMQAAFEQAYKRRYSFLMPGRVLVVEAVSVEAIGRSDAPPEAAPRAGSGGARPEPAHSVPMYSGGQWHQSGVHLRPSLAPGDIVPGPAIIAEANATTVVEPGWQAQVTPHEHLVLTRIEALPERRAIGTSADPVMLEIFNNLFMSIAEQMGLRLQNTAYSVNIKERLDFSCAIFDASGNLVANAPHMPVHLGSMGESIKTVMRENAGRMRAGDVYMLNDPYNGGTHLPDVTVISPVFDVAGADILFYVGSRGHHADIGGTTPGSMPPDSSHIEHEGVLIDNFKLVDGLDGVLREQQTRELLLGARYPARNPDQNIADLRAQVAANQKGVEELRKMVAHFGLDVVRAYMGHVQDNAEEAVRRVISTLGDGQYSYELDNGARIEVAIRVDRERRSAEIDFTGTSSQLPNNFNAPSAVCMAAVLYVFRTLVDDAIPLNAGCLKPLKVIIPPGSMLNPRFPASVVSGNVETSTCITNALYGALGVMAAAQGTMNNFTFGNARYQYYETIAGGSGAGEGFDGTDVVQTNMTNSRLTDPEILEFRFPVRLDSYAIRPGSGGAGRWRGGNGGVRRLRFLEPMTAAILSNNRIHAPFGMAGGEPAERGRNAVERADGTVEPLAHIGKVEMAPGDVFVIETPGGGGYGSA; encoded by the coding sequence ATGGACTGGCAGTTCTGGATCGACCGCGGCGGCACCTTTACCGACATCGTCGCGCGCAAGCCCGATGGGCAGCTCGTCACCCACAAGCTGCTGTCCGAGCATCCGGAGCAATACCGCGATGCGGCGGTGGCAGGCATTCGCCACCTGCTGGGCGTGGCCAGCGGCGCGGCGTTGCCGACCGAGCGAATCGACGCCGTCAAGATGGGCACCACGGTGGCCACCAACGCGCTGCTCGAACGCAAGGGCGAGCCCACCGCGCTGGCGATCACGCGCGGCTTTCGCGACGCGCTGCGCATCGCCTACCAGAACCGTCCGCGATTGTTCGACCGCCATATCGTGCTGCCGGAACTGCTGTATTCAAGCGTGACCGAGATCGACGAGCGCATGGGCGCGCATGGCGAAGTCGTCACCCCGCTCGACGAGCCGGCGACACGCTGCGCGTTCCAGGCAGTCTTCGATAGCGGCCTGCGCTCGCTCGCCATCGTCTTCATGCATGGCTACCGCTACACCGCACACGAAGCGGCCACCGCGCGCATCGCGCGCGAGATCGGCTTTAGCCAGGTCTCGGTGTCGCACGCGGTCAGCCCGCTGATGAAGCTGGTCGCGCGTGGCGACACCACCGTGGTCGACGCCTATCTGTCGCCGATTCTGCGCCGCTATGTCGACCAGGTGGCGGGCGAGCTGCCCGGCGTGAACCTGCAGTTCATGCAGTCCAGCGGCGGCCTGACCGATGCGCGCGCCTTCCAGGGCAAGGACAGCATCCTGTCCGGGCCGGCCGGCGGCATCGTCGGCATGGTGCGCGCCAGCCAGCACGCCGGTTTCGAGCGGGTGATCGGCTTCGACATGGGCGGCACCTCGACCGATGTGTCGCATTTTTCAGGTGAGTTCGAACGGGTGTTCGACACCCAGGTGGGCGGCGTGCGCATGCGCGCGCCTATGATGAGCATCCATACGGTGGCAGCGGGCGGCGGCTCGATCCTGCACTTCGACGGTAGCCGCTACCGGGTGGGACCGGACAGCGCCGGCGCCACCCCGGGCCCGGCCAGCTACCGCCGCGGCGGGCCGCTGGCAGTTACCGACTGCAACGTCATGCTCGGCAAGATCCAGCCGCGCCATTTTCCGCAGTTGTTCGGCGCGCGCGGCAACGAAGCGCTGGATGTCGAAGCGGTGGCCAGCGGCTTCGCGGCGATGGCCAGCCAGATCGGCGCCGCCACTGGCACCGTGCCCACGCTGGAAGCGGTGGCCGAGGGCTTTATCCAGATCGCGGTGGGCAACATGGCCAATGCGATCAAGCAGATCTCGGTGCAGCGAGGCCACGACGTCACCGATTATGCGCTGACCAGCTTTGGCGGCGCCGGCGGCCAGCATGCCTGCCTGGTGGCCGACGCGCTGGGCATGAAGACGGTCTTCATCCACTCGCTGGCGGGCGTGCTCTCTGCCTACGGCATGGGCCTGGCCGACCAGAGCGCGATGCGCGAGCAGGCAGTCGAACTGCGCCTGCCCGACGCCGGCACCCAGGTCCTGGCCGGGCGCCTGGAGGCGCTGGGCGAATCCGCGCGCGCGCAGCTGCTGGCACAGGGGGTGGAAGCAGCCCGCATCGAGCTGCTGCAGCGGGTGCATTTGCGCTACGAAGGCACGGATTCGGCGATCGTGGTGCCATTTGGCGACCCATCGGCGATGCAGGCCGCGTTCGAGCAAGCCTACAAGCGCCGCTATAGTTTCCTGATGCCCGGGCGCGTCCTGGTAGTCGAGGCGGTCTCGGTGGAAGCCATCGGCCGCTCTGACGCGCCGCCCGAAGCCGCCCCCAGGGCAGGCTCGGGGGGCGCGCGGCCGGAGCCGGCCCACAGCGTACCGATGTACAGCGGCGGCCAATGGCACCAGAGCGGCGTCCATCTCCGGCCAAGCCTGGCGCCCGGCGACATCGTGCCTGGGCCCGCCATCATCGCCGAAGCCAATGCCACCACGGTCGTGGAGCCGGGCTGGCAGGCCCAGGTCACGCCGCACGAGCACCTGGTGCTCACCCGCATCGAGGCGCTGCCGGAACGACGCGCCATCGGCACCAGCGCCGACCCGGTGATGCTCGAGATCTTCAATAACCTGTTCATGTCGATCGCCGAACAAATGGGCCTGCGCCTGCAGAACACGGCGTATTCGGTCAACATCAAGGAAAGACTCGACTTTAGCTGCGCCATTTTCGACGCGAGTGGCAACCTGGTAGCGAATGCCCCGCACATGCCGGTGCACCTGGGATCGATGGGCGAGAGCATCAAGACCGTGATGCGCGAGAATGCGGGCCGCATGCGCGCCGGCGACGTCTACATGCTCAACGATCCGTACAACGGCGGCACCCACCTGCCCGACGTCACGGTGATTTCGCCGGTGTTCGACGTCGCGGGCGCGGACATCCTGTTCTACGTCGGCTCGCGCGGCCACCACGCCGACATAGGCGGCACCACGCCCGGCTCGATGCCGCCCGACTCCAGCCATATCGAGCACGAAGGTGTCTTGATCGACAACTTCAAGCTGGTCGACGGCCTCGATGGCGTGCTGCGCGAACAGCAGACCCGCGAACTGCTCCTAGGCGCGCGCTACCCGGCGCGCAATCCCGACCAGAACATCGCCGACCTGCGGGCCCAGGTGGCCGCCAACCAGAAGGGCGTCGAGGAACTGCGCAAGATGGTCGCCCACTTCGGACTCGACGTAGTACGGGCCTACATGGGGCATGTGCAGGACAATGCCGAAGAGGCGGTGCGCCGCGTGATCTCGACCCTGGGCGACGGACAGTACAGCTACGAGCTCGATAACGGCGCCCGCATCGAGGTGGCGATCCGGGTCGACCGCGAGCGCCGCAGCGCCGAGATCGACTTCACCGGCACGTCAAGCCAGCTGCCGAACAATTTCAATGCCCCGTCCGCGGTGTGCATGGCGGCGGTGCTGTATGTGTTTCGCACGCTGGTCGACGACGCAATTCCGCTCAATGCCGGCTGCCTCAAGCCGCTGAAGGTCATCATCCCGCCGGGCTCCATGCTCAATCCGCGTTTTCCAGCCTCGGTGGTGTCGGGCAATGTCGAGACCTCGACCTGCATCACCAATGCACTCTATGGCGCGCTCGGGGTAATGGCGGCAGCCCAGGGCACCATGAACAACTTCACCTTCGGCAATGCACGTTACCAGTATTACGAGACGATTGCCGGCGGCTCGGGGGCGGGCGAGGGCTTCGACGGGACCGACGTGGTGCAGACCAATATGACCAACTCACGGCTGACCGACCCGGAAATTCTGGAATTCCGGTTTCCGGTGCGGCTCGACAGCTATGCGATCCGCCCGGGCTCGGGTGGGGCGGGGCGCTGGCGTGGCGGCAATGGCGGCGTACGCCGTCTTCGCTTCCTGGAGCCGATGACGGCGGCGATCCTGTCGAACAACCGCATCCATGCGCCGTTTGGCATGGCCGGTGGCGAGCCGGCCGAGCGCGGGCGCAACGCGGTGGAGCGGGCCGATGGAACGGTCGAGCCGCTAGCCCATATCGGCAAGGTGGAGATGGCGCCGGGCGATGTGTTCGTGATCGAAACGCCAGGCGGGGGCGGCTACGGAAGCGCCTAG
- a CDS encoding ABC transporter ATP-binding protein — protein sequence MLSIKQLNKTYANGVKAINNVSLEIPNGMFGLLGPNGAGKSSLMRTIATLQDPDSGSIHFHGLDVLKEKQALRRQLGYLPQDFGVYAKVSAEKLLNHFAVLKGLTNKGERKEAVEALLHQTNLWEARKRGLGTYSGGMRQRFGIAQALLGAPRLVIVDEPTAGLDPDERNRFLNLLAKIGEQVVVILSTHIVEDVTDLCPRMAMIAKGTVLLQGEPQAAIDTLKNHVWRRTVSQEALSGYQERFNVLSTRLVAGRPQINVFSESQPDEGFTSVEPDLEDVYFLQIRNAGRTTGTKPPVAAPGAPVLA from the coding sequence ATGCTATCGATCAAGCAGCTCAACAAGACGTATGCCAATGGCGTCAAGGCCATCAACAATGTCAGTCTCGAGATTCCGAACGGCATGTTCGGCCTGCTCGGACCTAACGGCGCCGGCAAGTCGTCCTTGATGCGGACCATCGCGACGCTGCAGGATCCCGATAGCGGCAGTATCCATTTCCACGGCCTCGACGTCCTGAAAGAAAAGCAGGCGCTGCGCCGCCAGCTCGGCTACCTGCCCCAGGACTTCGGCGTGTACGCGAAAGTCAGCGCCGAGAAGCTGCTGAATCACTTCGCCGTGCTCAAGGGACTCACCAACAAGGGCGAGCGCAAGGAAGCGGTCGAGGCGTTGCTGCACCAGACCAACCTGTGGGAAGCGCGCAAACGCGGCCTGGGCACCTATTCGGGTGGCATGCGCCAGCGCTTCGGCATCGCCCAGGCGCTGCTCGGCGCGCCGCGCCTGGTGATCGTCGACGAGCCGACCGCCGGACTCGATCCGGACGAACGGAACCGCTTTCTCAATCTGCTGGCCAAGATCGGCGAGCAGGTGGTGGTCATCCTGTCGACCCATATCGTCGAAGACGTCACCGACCTGTGCCCGCGCATGGCCATGATCGCCAAGGGCACGGTGCTGCTGCAGGGCGAACCGCAGGCCGCGATCGACACGCTCAAGAACCACGTCTGGCGCCGCACGGTGAGCCAGGAAGCCCTCAGCGGCTACCAGGAGCGCTTCAATGTCCTGTCCACCCGCCTGGTGGCGGGCCGGCCCCAGATCAATGTGTTCTCCGAGTCGCAGCCAGACGAAGGCTTCACCAGCGTGGAACCGGACCTCGAAGACGTTTACTTCTTGCAGATCCGCAACGCCGGCCGTACCACGGGCACCAAGCCTCCGGTGGCGGCCCCCGGCGCACCGGTCCTGGCGTAA
- a CDS encoding prolyl oligopeptidase family serine peptidase — protein sequence MPLSIRQQRAFAYFLAFPDFSREDRRIQFFLEGINMTWSRRILLTILVLVCALGIALVWTALRPARPVGFQLGQALHTDGQPFTVGIWYPTEARSWPVTWLDLRMMNVARDAPVAGRNLPLVVISHGNAGGPGSHADLALALAGAGHVVAAPMHPGDNHADQSAAGTLPWLSGRTEQVSLTIDYMLGQWVGQGHIDPERIGAFGFSAGGATVLAAVGARPDLRRIGPHCAATPEFICQLFKEGKSPLLDPALAGKGNNYLHDPRIKAEVVAAPGLGFLMGPGTLDDIRIPVQLWSGEEDRIVPYSTNMKPVRQALGARAEFHSVPGAGHVAFLAPCGILRPPLLCADPGDFDRAVFHARMNASVLAFFKNM from the coding sequence ATGCCGCTCTCGATTCGACAGCAGCGTGCGTTTGCGTATTTTCTTGCATTCCCGGATTTTTCTCGGGAAGATCGACGCATACAATTCTTTCTGGAGGGAATAAACATGACATGGAGTCGCCGGATCCTGTTGACCATCCTCGTCCTGGTCTGCGCGCTTGGTATCGCGCTCGTCTGGACCGCTCTACGCCCCGCACGTCCAGTGGGCTTTCAGCTCGGGCAAGCGCTCCATACGGATGGGCAGCCGTTTACGGTCGGAATCTGGTATCCGACCGAGGCCAGGTCCTGGCCCGTCACCTGGCTGGATCTGCGGATGATGAACGTCGCCCGCGACGCCCCTGTCGCCGGGCGCAACTTGCCGCTGGTGGTCATATCGCACGGCAATGCTGGCGGCCCCGGCAGTCATGCAGACCTGGCGCTTGCGCTGGCGGGCGCTGGCCATGTCGTTGCGGCCCCGATGCATCCGGGCGATAACCATGCCGACCAGAGCGCGGCGGGAACGCTGCCCTGGCTAAGTGGACGCACTGAGCAAGTCAGCCTCACCATCGACTACATGCTCGGGCAATGGGTCGGGCAAGGGCACATCGATCCCGAGCGCATCGGCGCTTTCGGATTTTCCGCCGGCGGCGCCACGGTACTGGCGGCGGTAGGAGCCCGACCCGATCTGCGCCGCATTGGTCCGCATTGCGCCGCAACGCCCGAGTTTATTTGCCAGTTGTTCAAAGAAGGCAAGTCGCCCTTGCTCGACCCGGCCCTGGCAGGCAAGGGAAACAACTATTTGCATGACCCCAGAATCAAGGCGGAGGTCGTGGCGGCGCCGGGCCTGGGTTTTCTGATGGGACCGGGCACGCTCGATGACATCCGCATACCCGTGCAGCTGTGGAGCGGCGAGGAAGATCGCATCGTCCCCTATTCCACCAATATGAAGCCGGTGCGCCAGGCACTTGGTGCCAGGGCCGAGTTTCATTCCGTGCCTGGCGCGGGACATGTCGCTTTTCTCGCGCCATGCGGCATTCTGCGCCCGCCGCTGCTGTGCGCCGACCCGGGCGATTTCGACCGAGCCGTCTTCCATGCCAGGATGAATGCCAGCGTGCTGGCGTTTTTCAAGAACATGTGA
- a CDS encoding mechanosensitive ion channel family protein, whose translation MIQPEKQWRSALLVAFLLLALLFCSGARGQSVTQGADNAASAPAAEDPYGRETPRGLATGLVRAFASGDYRRAAHYLEPPAGERASAPERMAELAQELQRRLDSGGTLVPFPSLSSESEGETNDGLPIDQERIGSLRTQTEELPLIARRLAPADGAPYWVIATESLKALAKKKQEAVVAPQENMVPEALSGISVAGAPMADWLILVIVAVIAFLAIRLAFAILLKIAHAVVTHPATHRGYQFAEASFPPLGLYLAAILFFFATQHLQVAIVARQVLARYATIVAWIAFVWLLWRLIDMVADLWSIRMARTDRRQAMSALTFVRRAAKSVLVIAAFVAVLDTMNINVTTGIAALGLGGLAIALGAQKTIENLVGSLTVILDQPVRVGDYCKVGDVTGTVEDIGMRSTRLRTNERTVVTIPNGYFSSQQIENYSRRDRFLFNPIIGLTYDTSAAQMTTVLDALRTLLADDVYIDEDARVQFIGLGQSALNIEIFAYVLTIDYPAFLILREAILLKIMETIAAAGADIAFPTQTMLLKRS comes from the coding sequence ATGATTCAACCCGAGAAGCAATGGCGCAGCGCCTTGCTCGTTGCCTTTTTACTCTTGGCCTTGCTGTTCTGTTCCGGGGCGAGGGGTCAGTCTGTCACGCAGGGAGCGGACAATGCCGCCAGCGCGCCCGCCGCCGAAGATCCTTACGGGCGCGAAACCCCGCGCGGCCTGGCAACAGGCCTGGTACGCGCCTTTGCCAGCGGCGACTATCGCAGAGCTGCTCACTATCTTGAGCCGCCGGCCGGAGAACGGGCTTCCGCACCAGAACGAATGGCCGAGCTTGCGCAGGAACTGCAGCGCCGGCTCGACAGCGGCGGTACGCTGGTGCCGTTTCCGAGCCTGTCCAGCGAGTCCGAAGGAGAGACGAACGATGGGCTTCCCATCGATCAAGAGCGGATAGGAAGTTTGCGTACGCAGACAGAAGAGCTTCCCTTGATAGCGCGGCGTCTGGCACCTGCCGACGGCGCACCATATTGGGTGATCGCCACCGAAAGCCTCAAGGCGCTGGCCAAGAAAAAACAGGAAGCGGTCGTCGCGCCCCAGGAAAACATGGTGCCCGAAGCGCTGTCCGGCATCAGCGTTGCGGGAGCGCCGATGGCCGACTGGCTCATCCTGGTGATCGTTGCGGTGATCGCCTTCCTGGCGATCCGGCTTGCCTTTGCGATCTTGCTAAAAATAGCGCATGCGGTAGTTACCCACCCGGCTACCCATCGCGGCTATCAGTTTGCCGAGGCGTCGTTTCCACCGCTCGGACTGTATCTTGCGGCGATCCTGTTCTTCTTTGCGACCCAGCATCTTCAGGTGGCGATCGTCGCCCGCCAGGTGCTGGCGCGCTATGCGACGATTGTTGCCTGGATCGCTTTTGTGTGGCTGTTGTGGCGCCTGATCGATATGGTGGCAGACCTGTGGTCGATCAGGATGGCCCGTACCGACCGGCGCCAGGCAATGTCGGCATTGACCTTCGTGCGCCGCGCCGCGAAGAGCGTACTGGTGATAGCGGCCTTTGTCGCCGTGCTCGACACGATGAACATCAACGTTACAACCGGCATCGCAGCCTTGGGATTGGGCGGCCTGGCCATTGCCCTGGGCGCCCAGAAGACGATTGAAAACCTGGTCGGCAGCTTGACCGTCATCCTCGACCAGCCAGTGCGGGTCGGCGATTACTGCAAGGTGGGCGACGTCACCGGAACCGTGGAGGATATCGGCATGCGCTCGACACGCCTGCGCACAAACGAGCGTACCGTGGTGACTATTCCAAACGGCTATTTCTCTTCGCAGCAAATCGAGAATTATTCGCGGCGCGACCGTTTCTTGTTCAATCCGATCATCGGACTGACCTACGACACCTCGGCGGCGCAAATGACCACGGTGCTGGACGCCCTGCGGACCTTGTTGGCGGACGATGTCTATATAGACGAGGACGCCCGCGTGCAGTTTATCGGCCTGGGACAAAGTGCGCTCAACATCGAAATATTCGCCTATGTGCTCACGATCGACTATCCGGCTTTCCTGATCTTGCGTGAAGCTATTCTGCTGAAAATCATGGAAACGATCGCTGCCGCGGGAGCGGACATTGCCTTTCCAACGCAAACCATGCTGCTCAAGAGATCGTAA